Sequence from the Helianthus annuus cultivar XRQ/B chromosome 13, HanXRQr2.0-SUNRISE, whole genome shotgun sequence genome:
attgcaaactatgtcctttgtcttcaataattacagaaaacgtactcgatgtttgcaaaccattgcaagttatgtcctttagccctacctcagttaatttttgtggttaaatctgaccaaacggaccccacatgagagtaaaatgaccaaaataccctcatgtggggtccatttggtcagatttcaccacaaaaaattaactgagttagggctaaaggacataacttgcaagggtttgcaaatatcgagtacgttttctgtaattattaaagacaaaggacacagtttgcaataagtgacatacataaaggacgatttttgtaactTACTCTAAAAAACATGATCTTTAGCACATACTCAAATCAAATTTCACTAAAATTACAATCAAGATTTAAGAACACAAATAAACATGCAAAAGCTCACCAGATTATGATTTGGGTAACTAAATTTCCTAATTTGGGCATCAATTCACATGATAATCACTTGCAGAAGGCCAAACTCAGTTTGTTTAACTAATTTTAGAACTAAAGGCAAAAATatgtaaagaaaaaaaaacacacactttAATTCAACATTTCAAAGAATAAGTTCATTAAAACTTCAAGATTGTGACTTCAACATCTATAACCaaagattttattaaaaaaaaaaaaaaaaaaaaaaaaaaaaaacatgttctTTAGCACATATCCAAATCAAATTTCACTAAAATCATAATAAAGCACATATACAAAATCTCATTAAGTTATGATATGGGTATCTGAAATTTCCAAAcccacccacccccccccccccccccccccccaaaaaaaaaaaaattgttcaatTCAGCATTTCAAAGAAAAAAGTTAGTAAAACTTCAAGATTGTGACTTCAACATCTACAACCaaagattttataaaaaaaaaacatgttctTTAGCACATATCCAAATCAAATTTCACTAAAATCATAATAAAGCACATATACAAAATCTCATTAAGTTATGATATGggtatccccccccccccccccaaaaaaaaaaaaaaaaattgttcaatTCAGCATTTCAAAGAAAAAGTTACTAAAACTTCAAGATTATTACCAGAGTATGAAACAAGACCAACACAACAAGTGCAATGAACGAATCAAGACCACCAGAAGTCAAAGCAGGGCCATAGATGGACAAAACGACGGCGTAATAAGAAACACCCACAACACCAAGAACCAACAAGATCATTACAGAACCTAACCCTCTGAGTGCCGTACAAAATCTAAACACATTCCAAGCCATCACAGCTCCAGATCTATACATACTACCCTTCAAAACCAATCACCCAGAAATTCAAGAAAACTAAAAAAGGTTTGATCTTTTCAAGAAAATCAATCAAGATTTCATCTTTCTTGATCTTTTTCCATTTGTGGGTTTGAATATTTGTGAATCTTGAGATATGGGTGTGTGTCAGGTATGTGGGGTTGTGTTCTTTTTTGATCTTTTTGGGAATTTTTTTGGGATTtttgtgattttgattttggtgttGTGGGTTTATGATTTTGAGGTGAGATGGGTTGGATTCATGGGTGAAAGAGGAAAGAGAGGGATGGGTTTTTTTGTTGAACAAGGGTGTGATTAGATATATGAAGGTGAAATTATACTGAAATTAGTAGTAAATGGTTGTTTTAAGTTGCATTGAATGTAGATAAAGGGATGTGTAATTTATTCCCTTCTAGATGAATGATCACTTGTGACAATGGATTAGATACAaattagatatatattttttttatttgtttgatATCTTTTTTAAGTCATATTTATATTCTACTAATTACATTGTGGCCATTTTTTATTGTTTAGCTTGTGGTCCTTTTTATTCTGTTGGTAATGGTAACTataattttttagtttttttttccaaaCATAAAAGAAAAAAAGTTTGTTGCTAAGTGGTGTGCTTCCTAACAAAAAAAAGTTAGAAAGTTTAAATGGTGATGTATtgtaatttgtttttatttattatgaaTGGTATttaatgtcattttagtctatgTGGTTTGAGTCATTTTGTCGGTTTAGtacaaaggtttcatttttcgtctgtgtgtccaaaaaggtttcactgttgtcattatagtccactaggttaactttatctattatttctgttaacgataaaggcaattcggtcattttatatggctgaattacCCTTCTAGTTCACAGAagtacatataaaatgaccaaattgcccttctcgttaacgaAAAAATGGATTaagttaactcagtggactaaaatggcaatgatgaaatctttttggacccacatacaaataataaaacctttgaactaaattgacaaaataactcaaaccatagggactaaaatgatatttaggtagcgtttggtatgaaggaatagaaggtggaatggaatggttCATTCTcatggaatgaaaagaaacatgtttgctTATGATGGGGCAATGGAATTGAGCAttccaaaggaatgtaactctttccaaatataacaattttcattccttggtaaggggatgttttttttttcattccttcaaggaatggaatgaaatataaatttattattattattattattattattattatattaatgtttatatttatatatatttatattaatactaatattaatatatataaaaaatgttAGTATTAATTATtttaccattattattattattattattattattattattgaggcaattatatttttgtcgtttttaatacaaCTGTATTTcgttatttctttttttttatcaaaatgtaCAAAGTAGTAATTTATTCTATTCACATATgtgtaaccaaacatcacaatggaatggaatgatccatttcattccattgtccattccattaccttgcccattccattaccccataccaaacagacccttaggtagcgtttggtatgaaggaatagaaggtggaatggaatggatcattctgataatctgatggaatgaaaaggaacatgtttggttatcatgtggtaatggaatggtgcattccaaaggaatgtaactccttcTAAATATAACAATTTCCATTCCTTGGCATGAGagtgtttttttttcattccttcaaggaatgaaaagaaatatattattattattatatttatatttatatttatatttatattattattcatactaatattaatatatatcaaaaaatttattattaatttttttacgattaatatattattattattattattattattattattattattattattattattattattattattattattattattgatgcAATTATATTTTTACTGTtcgaaaaaaaatatttttgtcatttttaatacaattgtgtttcgttacttcatcttttttgttttcttaaattgtacaaagtaatgatttattctattcacatatgagtaaccaaacatcacaatgaaatagaatgatccatttcatttcgTTGTCCATTCTATTACCTGatccattccattctctcatccATTTCATTACCCTTAACTCTCTCCTAAAAAACTTCATCAATTTGTTTGCATATATGAGACATACGTGTTCACTACATATTTATCCTTTCTTCtaaatgtttattttattcaTGATTTTTCCTGTAAAAAAGGTGTGTAGAAACAAAGAAGTGATCAACAAGCCACTATGACTATGAATTGACATTGTGTAAGTTGCCCAAAAGACATCAAATTCAACAAGATGTTCTCAATGGCGAATGAGAATGAAGCAAAGACTTGGTCCTCAATTAAATTTAcacatacttattgtcatatgtTTTGAAAAGACCCAATAATTTGTTATACATAATACTTTttatatgataataataataataataataataataataataataataataataataataaaagcttTAATACTTTTCTTTTTGTTTACTTTACTCGCCAACGAGAATTGTGTCATCATGCGATACAACCAACTCATCCGAATCAACCTTTATTCTTATTTTAAACCCAATTGCTTCAAAAACCGGCGAGTTTAACCCCTTTCTCTTCTATAATCTGACTTTCTAGTTTATCAGCTTCGGCTTGTGACAACCTTTTTCGAAATGTTTATGACAACGAGCTCGACACACCATCTTCCATcaaccataaaaaaaaaaaaaaactcatattGCTCCTTTTAAGTAAAAAGTCAAATTGGTAGTTGGGTGTTATTTGATCCAATAGAATGTTGAAAATAGAACTTTTCTCATAGGAAAAGAAATTGAACAAGCAATCCAATGTTGACGGGTTCTTATTTAGTTACATTTTCTTTTATCATGGTACCTACCAATCCTCTCCTATCATATTATACTAAATTTTATATTATAAGAAAACTTGTTATTATACTAGTATCTTAATTTTTGGTGAGTTTATGAacttttaaaatacaaaaaaaaaattaaaaaaaattaaaaaaaaaaacgattttatGTAATTGAAACTGCAGTATGTAGTATTACTATTAAACAATTACAAAGTTATAAACTAAGATAAAAGTTGTTTAAAAACAGTTATTTGTTTATGGAGTCTTCTCTTGAACAATTACAAGGTTATACACTAAGAtaaaagttgtttataaaaaagTTATTTGTTTATGGGGTTTTCTCTTTAGTTACGGAGTTTGATAGTTGTGTGAAGATCACTGAAGAACTTGATCGTCACGGCGATGTAGGACTTAGAGAACAAGTCATTAACTCTAATTCTACAATATTATGATATTGTAAGATTTATACTAAAATTTCCAATAGCCAAAGTATGCctttatttatttgttttctaTTTACTTGGAAAGATGACGAAGTTCGTCCATAAGCTAGCGGGCTAGTACTTTGACCATTAGTTATAGGCAAATAGGCTAGAAAATGACCCAACTTAAATTGGACATAACTTGGGCTACGTTTGGAGTTACAAGGCCCATAAGTAATGGACAGAAATGTCTCAACAGACTGATTCCAGTATCTAGATCGACCGATTCCATTATCTAGATCCCCAATTTTGACATAACCATTTTTTTACTAAGTTTTGCaaattttgatttatttatttatctatgtGGAAACGTTTGAATCTTTTACTTGAATTTATTTTTCTATGTAAAAACGTTTGAGTCTTTTACTTGAATAATTACGTGTTAATTTAGAAAGTCTATTTCATAACTAGACTCAGCATACCTTATTTAGATCTTACCCTATAAAAGGGAGATAAACACAATGGTTTGAACATTTTATAACATTTCGATACTCATAAGTTTGTATTGTTTTGTATCTACCCTATAAAAAGGAGATAAACACAATGGTTTATTATAATActtcaaatttaaattttcatgaaTTCTTGACTTGTATTTTGGCATTAATTTTCAATTGAAAAAACCAGTAATTTGACATTATACTTTAGAAGTGGACGTGTGTGTGTGTTACTTATCCAAAATGTGAATGCAACATTTGAATTTGAGTTGTATTACTCCAAACTATTAACTATAACTATTAATAAGTATTTAATTAGATTATTTAAGCTAATCTTCTTGAAAAAAATATGCACTCTTGCTCTTAAGATTTTTCCAAACACCCCCACTAAACTAATGAtctactgtttttttttttaacaaaatatggTCTGTTGTAATACCAAATGATGTTTAATGATACATTCTGGATTAATATGAGAAAAACTTGGTGACCGAAACAAAACTTTTTAATCAGGGTCACAtaagattcatttcttttagtgACCGAAACAGAACTTTTTAATTAATTAAGGTCAGCATAAGATTCATTTCtctattgattataaataaagtGTCCAACTTATATTTTTTTATGAACAAAAAAAACCTCGTATGTTCTGCATAAAAATCCAAGAAATTGTAGTGACTAACGGGTCAACGAACACCCACATGACATCTCTAGTTCCGCCCCTAAACCTACATACTTTTAgatagggctgtaaatgaaccgaacgttcaacgaacagttcatgaaccgttcggcgggtAGTTCGTTTATGTCCGTTTGATtagcttaacaaacgaacacgaacaaaaaatttcgttcggttagcttagcgaatgaacacgaacataggTCTCGTTCATTCGACTACGTTCacgaacgttcggtaatatgtccGTTTACGTTCGTTCGTGTCCGTTTGGTTATATCAAAaaagataataaataataaaccgtttatctaaacatattgaaaacttgaaaccctattttttctaagttagctaaaatttggacgtCTAAGACAttttttgggataattatttgatttatgtctaaattagttaaacttgattcattatttgatggttgtatttaactacttatatccaatgtttaaggataataatgtttttttttattttcaagttaaatgttcgtttgcgtttgtttttatttgcttgcgttcgagacaagtgttcacgaactgttcctGAACAACTAAATTtcattaacaaacgaacacggacataaacttatgttcggtatgcatTTGTGAACAACTCACGAACATGTtaattttcttaacgaacgaacacgaacatggccttgttcgtgttcgtttggttcgtttacagccctacttttAGATCTCAAAATCTGAACTTCATTCGGGGTCAGATCAAGTCTGAACACTCGATTTCTTTTCCAAAAATTAGCCTGTGTCAAACAGAATAAAACGACTTTTTCCCCTGAAGGCTACTAAAATAAAGAAAACACTCGAACAAATTACTGAACGAAAATAAGTTCAAGAACACAAGTTTCATGTGATTATAAATCCAAGATCTTGAATGTTCAAAGTATTAAACACGCTTTTAATCTAATAAAGTTTAAGCTTAATTCATGAAAAGAACCAACAAGACAACAAATTCACAATCTTCAGAAAGCTCATTTCGTAACTAATCTTTGCGCAGTTGTTCAACTTCACGGCGAACACCACTGGCATTTACGATCATAATTTCAACACTGTCTCCCTGCAAAATATAAATTAAAGAATGCATTAGAATCAAGAAaattagagtgaatttcaaggattgtcctttatctttatacctattttcagacgctgtcctttatgttcaaaattgacgagttttgtcctttatgttttcatatcatacacgttttgtcctttaggcctaacccagttagatttttcagttaaatttggtcatgtgctttgcacatgagggcatttttgtcaattcaaaggttgcagaagctttgagctgtaaatctgccattgaacttacctttgaattgacaaaaatgcccacACGTGCAAAGCATATAagcaaatttaactgaaaaaactaactgcgttaggcctaaaggacaaaacgtgtatgatatgaaaacttaaaggacaaaactcgtcaattttgaacataaaggacaatgcctgaaaatgggtataaagataaaggacaatcttTGAAATTCACTCagaaaattatttgttttttgaaagtagatatttatttatttatcatttCTCGCTAAGATGGATTCATATTATGAACTCACAGTGTAAATATCTCTTTCTGTTGCTGATGAGAAACAAGTCTTCACCAAATCAACTGCTTCAGCTTCTGAAAGTGGGGTAACAGCGTCCTGTGCACCGATACAAGTAGTATAACATGCAAGTTTAATgcttgagaaaaaaaaaacaaattttgacCAGTGTATgcttataaatatttaaaaatgtAATTAATATTGTTGTACAATATTAATTTAGTCATTGTGATTTAGTTCCATTGATCATTTTGATTGTGACTTACGCACTGGATACACACATGGCATGTTTTTGCTGACATGGCATCTTTTTAACtcacataattttattttaatacatttaaaattaagaaatattggattttaataatcccagcaattcgtcgttggccgccaacagtcccaacttcaaaaataacccctcgcagtcccaactattaacatattggcctccaatggaccctaACTAACAGAAcactaacgccgttagtctccggtcgccgtAAAAACGTTTttcgccggaaaactcaacatttttgtcCCAAACCTCTTTTTAACCTTATTACGGACTTTTAGTAACCTTTTCCTGGTAAAAGCCTCAATTAAGTTgccggaaaacttctttttggccggaaaactcaacattttcgtcctaaacctctttgtaaccttagatcggacctttagaaaccttttttCTGGCCAAAAACGGTTTTCCAGCAATCGAAGACTAACGGCGTTACGGTTCtattagtcagggtccattggtggccaatatgtcaataaTTGGGACTGctagtggttatttttaaagttgggactgttggcAGCCAAtgacgaatagttgggattattaaaatccaatattcctaaaattaattaatttatattaaataaaataattcgagccggctcgcgagctcAGGTCATTTACAAatcaagccgagccgagctggctcgtttacaaccgagttTTCTCTGAGCGAGCCGCATGCTACGAGCTTTTTAAACACccctgtgtgtgtgtgtgtgtgagagagagagagagagagagagagagagagttgaaccCATACCTTTGCAGGTAACAGAAGAGGGCTCGGGGATTTAAGCTGGTTATCCAGAAACGGAGTGATGAGGGTGGCACCAGAACCTTGAGCACTGTATCCAACCCTCTCATACGATCCAACGGCATCATATGTGAAAACACATCCCTTTCCTTCAAATTACAAATTGAATTCCGTTACTACACATTTCAACGAAATGCTACACAACTAAAACCATAAATCCAACATACCTTCCCCATCGAGACCACCAAGAACATTAAAGGCGTAATAAGGGAAGAAACGCTTGTAGTAGAGGGTGTTAGAGAGAAGCTGTGCCATAGCAGGGCAGCTCATTTGTTTGTTGTGCTGGTGTTGATAAATCTGTAAAAGAAATGTAGAAAACATCAACATCCttacaaaatttaaaaaacaaagcataaaacataaaaaaaaaaagttcaaaAGAATCTTACCAGATGTCTGGAAGACAGAACCTTTTGGAGTGCTTTCACATCAGCCTGGAAACCCGAAGAAGCCATGAAGCTCTTGTCCGCTCTGAAAGTATATATTTGAACATAATAATTTTTTTGTTATTCTAGTTCAGAGATCATttctttaaaaaagaaaaaaaaaaagcttaaTTTATGCTTTTTCAAGCAAACCAAGGAGAATCAAGAACAAAGCAGTCATTTTAATGTAGTGTTCACAAACGCACGTGCTTATAATATCAGAGAAAGGGAAACCAACAAACAACACCGTGCTGTTTCGATATATTACATCTTATGAAAACTACATTGCAATGCATGTATATGCCCTACACGATGAACGTTGAGAAATTTTTTGAGTggatatatataatatattaactAATTGAGTTATGATTCATAAACGTTTTCCATTCACCAAAAGTGTGCTCCCTAATCATAAAGCATCTAAAAAAGGTTATCAGACAtgatgagtaaaatgccattttcgtctctgagatttggccacttttgcgactttaATCCAAATGTTGTTTTTTTGCATATGGGtcgtttcaaaatcttgccattttcatccttgAGGTTTGGCAATTTATTGCGCCTTTCGTCCCTCAAAATTTGGCCCTCGAGAATGAAAATGCcaagatttcaaactttttggatgaaaaacaaacctttggacaaaaatCGCAAAGTGGCCAAACCTAAGGGAcggaaatggcattttactccttGTCTGATATTTAAAGAAACCAACACTATGAACAAATACGTATAACACCAACACCCTAAACAAGATTGTCCTTGCATCATGAAAATCTGAGATCTTCAAAAgcttttttgttctttttaatgCCAGGCA
This genomic interval carries:
- the LOC110900275 gene encoding proteasome subunit beta type-1 — translated: MTKEHANWSPYDNNGGTCVAIAGADYCVIAADTRMSTGYSILTRDYSKICKLADKSFMASSGFQADVKALQKVLSSRHLIYQHQHNKQMSCPAMAQLLSNTLYYKRFFPYYAFNVLGGLDGEGKGCVFTYDAVGSYERVGYSAQGSGATLITPFLDNQLKSPSPLLLPAKDAVTPLSEAEAVDLVKTCFSSATERDIYTGDSVEIMIVNASGVRREVEQLRKD